A window from Citrobacter amalonaticus encodes these proteins:
- the nrfD gene encoding cytochrome c nitrite reductase subunit NrfD: MTNASAFHFESLVWDWPIAIYLFLIGISAGLVTLSILLRRYHPEAGGADSTLLRTTLVVGPGAIILGLLILIFHLTRPWTFWKLMFHYSFTSVMSMGVLLFQLYMVVLILWLAIIFQKEVMALQQRWFPRLGLVQKVLTLLTPFNRGLETLMLVLAVLLGAYTGFLLSVLKSYPFLNNPILPVLFLFSGISSGAAVALIAMALRQRGNPHSTEAHFIHRVETPVVWLEIFLLAAFFVGLALGDDGKMRALSAALGGGFWTWWFWLGVAGLGLIVPMLLKPWANRGSTFHGVLAVCGASLTGVLLLRFFILYAGQLTVA; this comes from the coding sequence ATGACAAACGCATCTGCTTTCCACTTTGAATCGCTGGTGTGGGACTGGCCCATCGCCATCTATCTGTTTCTGATCGGCATCTCTGCCGGACTGGTGACGCTGTCAATCCTGCTGCGCCGTTACCATCCGGAGGCGGGTGGAGCGGACAGTACGCTGCTGCGTACCACGCTGGTCGTGGGGCCGGGGGCGATTATTCTCGGCCTGCTGATTCTGATCTTCCACCTGACGCGTCCCTGGACCTTCTGGAAACTGATGTTCCACTATAGCTTTACGTCGGTGATGTCGATGGGGGTTCTGCTATTCCAGCTTTATATGGTGGTGCTGATTCTGTGGCTGGCCATCATCTTTCAAAAAGAGGTGATGGCTCTGCAACAGCGTTGGTTCCCCCGTCTGGGACTGGTGCAGAAAGTGTTGACGCTGTTAACGCCGTTCAACCGTGGACTCGAAACGCTAATGTTGGTACTGGCGGTGCTGCTGGGTGCCTACACCGGTTTCCTGCTTTCGGTGCTGAAATCGTATCCGTTCCTGAATAACCCGATCCTGCCGGTGCTGTTCCTGTTTTCCGGGATCTCCTCCGGTGCGGCGGTGGCGCTGATTGCGATGGCATTACGTCAGCGTGGTAATCCGCACAGTACCGAGGCGCATTTTATTCACCGTGTGGAAACCCCGGTGGTGTGGCTGGAGATCTTCCTGCTGGCCGCCTTCTTTGTGGGGCTGGCTCTGGGCGATGACGGCAAAATGCGCGCGCTGTCGGCGGCACTGGGTGGTGGCTTCTGGACCTGGTGGTTCTGGCTCGGCGTCGCGGGGCTGGGACTGATCGTTCCAATGTTACTGAAACCCTGGGCCAACCGCGGTTCGACGTTTCATGGTGTGCTGGCGGTCTGTGGTGCCAGCCTGACGGGCGTGCTGTTACTGCGCTTTTTCATTCTTTATGCTGGACAGCTCACGGTTGCATAA
- the nrfF gene encoding heme lyase NrfEFG subunit NrfF, with protein MPDGGAWFKHGAGLISAASSGTIIAFILLLVISFSAHAQVVDTWAFENPQQQEKALSIASQLRCPQCQNQNLLESNAPVAVSMRHQVYTMVAEGKDEAEITAWMTARYGDFVRYNPPLTGQTLLLWALPCLLLLLVGGILWRVSRRKGGNDETT; from the coding sequence TTGCCGGATGGCGGCGCATGGTTTAAGCACGGCGCAGGCCTGATAAGCGCAGCGTCATCAGGCACCATCATTGCGTTTATCTTACTGCTGGTTATCTCCTTTTCCGCTCACGCTCAGGTGGTTGATACCTGGGCTTTTGAGAACCCACAGCAGCAGGAAAAGGCGTTGTCGATTGCCAGCCAGCTTCGCTGTCCGCAGTGCCAGAATCAAAACTTGCTGGAATCCAATGCGCCGGTTGCGGTCAGCATGCGCCACCAGGTCTATACGATGGTGGCAGAAGGGAAAGATGAAGCTGAAATCACCGCCTGGATGACTGCGCGGTACGGTGATTTTGTCCGCTATAACCCGCCGCTCACCGGGCAGACGCTGCTGCTGTGGGCATTGCCGTGCCTGCTGTTGCTGCTGGTTGGAGGGATTTTGTGGCGCGTCAGCAGGCGAAAAGGGGGCAACGATGAGACAACCTGA
- the nrfC gene encoding cytochrome c nitrite reductase Fe-S protein — MSCSRRQFITGVGALVAVSGTAGRVVAKTLNINGVRYGMVHDESLCIGCTACMDACREVNNVPEGVSRLTIIRSEPLGTFPDVKYRFFRHSCQHCDHAPCVDVCPTGASYRDAANGIVDVNPDLCVGCQYCIAACPYRVRFIHPVTKTADKCDFCRKTNLKAGKLPACVESCPTKALTFGNLDDPDSDISRLLRQKTTYRYKLALGTKPKVYRVPFKYGEVSQ; from the coding sequence ATGAGTTGCTCTCGTCGCCAGTTCATCACCGGCGTCGGCGCGCTGGTGGCCGTCAGCGGTACTGCAGGACGCGTGGTGGCGAAAACGTTGAATATCAACGGCGTGCGATACGGCATGGTGCATGATGAATCATTATGCATCGGCTGTACCGCCTGTATGGATGCCTGTCGGGAAGTCAACAACGTGCCGGAAGGCGTGTCGCGACTGACCATCATTCGCAGCGAACCGCTGGGCACGTTTCCGGATGTGAAGTACCGCTTCTTCCGCCATTCGTGCCAGCACTGCGATCACGCGCCGTGCGTTGACGTCTGCCCGACCGGGGCGTCGTATCGCGATGCCGCGAATGGCATCGTGGATGTGAACCCGGATCTCTGCGTCGGCTGTCAGTACTGCATCGCCGCGTGTCCGTACCGCGTGCGCTTTATCCATCCGGTCACGAAAACAGCGGATAAATGCGATTTTTGCCGTAAAACCAATCTGAAAGCGGGCAAACTGCCTGCCTGCGTCGAGTCTTGCCCGACGAAGGCGCTGACGTTTGGTAATCTGGACGATCCTGACAGCGATATTTCCCGGCTGCTGCGGCAGAAAACCACCTATCGCTACAAGCTGGCGCTGGGTACCAAACCGAAGGTCTACCGCGTTCCCTTTAAATATGGGGAGGTGAGCCAATGA
- the nrfG gene encoding heme lyase NrfEFG subunit NrfG, with the protein MRQPEPSRPMPVRRLTLAAVLMVIVCLCGYLLSPKWQAVRDEQRRLADPLHEFAETATPEAKLIALQKQIRANPQDSEKWALLGEYYLWRNDYDNALLAYGQALRSRGENAEIYSALATVLYYQAGQHMTLATREMIDKALALDAGEVTALMLLASDAFMQADYKQAILQWQKVLDLNSPRVNRAQLIDSINMAKLLQNRQK; encoded by the coding sequence ATGAGACAACCTGAACCGTCACGCCCGATGCCTGTCAGACGACTGACTCTGGCGGCAGTGCTGATGGTCATCGTCTGTCTGTGCGGCTATCTGCTGTCGCCGAAATGGCAGGCCGTGCGAGACGAACAACGACGACTGGCCGATCCGCTGCATGAATTCGCAGAAACCGCGACGCCGGAGGCCAAACTGATAGCCCTGCAAAAACAGATTCGCGCCAACCCACAGGACAGCGAAAAGTGGGCGCTCCTCGGCGAGTATTATCTGTGGCGCAATGATTACGATAATGCGCTGCTGGCTTATGGTCAGGCGCTGCGTAGCCGTGGAGAGAATGCGGAGATCTATTCGGCGCTGGCGACCGTGCTCTACTACCAGGCCGGGCAGCACATGACGCTGGCGACCCGCGAGATGATTGATAAAGCGCTGGCGCTGGATGCCGGGGAAGTGACTGCGCTGATGCTACTGGCGTCGGATGCATTTATGCAGGCGGATTACAAACAGGCGATTTTGCAGTGGCAAAAAGTCCTGGATTTGAATTCGCCGCGGGTGAATCGTGCGCAGCTGATAGACTCGATAAATATGGCAAAGTTGTTACAGAACAGACAGAAATAG
- the gltP gene encoding glutamate/aspartate:proton symporter GltP: protein MKSFKLSLAWQILIAMVLGILLGSYLHYHSDSREWLIANLLSPAGDIFIHLIKMIVVPIVISTLIVGIAGVGDAKQLGRIGAKTILYFEVITTIAIILGITLANVFQPGSGIDMSQLATVDISKYQNTTAEVQSHAHGLMGTILSLVPTNIVASMAKGDMLPIIFFSVLFGLGLSSLPATHREPLVTVFRSISETMFKVTHMVMRYAPVGVFALIAVTVANFGFASLWPLAKLVLLVHFAILFFALVVLGIVARICGLSIWILIRILKDELILAYSTASSESVLPRIIEKMEAYGAPASITSFVVPTGYSFNLDGSTLYQSIAAIFIAQLYGIDLSLWQEIVLVLTLMVTSKGIAGVPGVSFVVLLATLGSVGIPLEGLAFIAGVDRILDMARTALNVVGNALAVLVIAKWEHKFDRKKALAYEREVLGKFDKTAQ, encoded by the coding sequence ATGAAAAGTTTTAAACTCAGTCTGGCCTGGCAGATCCTGATTGCCATGGTGCTGGGCATTTTACTCGGCAGTTATCTGCATTATCACAGCGACAGCCGCGAGTGGCTGATTGCAAACCTGCTCTCTCCGGCAGGGGATATCTTTATCCATCTGATTAAAATGATCGTCGTGCCGATTGTGATCTCCACGCTGATTGTCGGGATTGCCGGTGTCGGCGATGCGAAACAACTGGGACGTATCGGCGCGAAAACCATTCTCTATTTCGAAGTGATCACGACGATTGCCATTATCCTCGGGATTACGCTGGCGAACGTCTTCCAGCCGGGTTCCGGCATTGATATGTCGCAACTGGCGACCGTGGACATTTCGAAATACCAGAACACGACGGCAGAGGTGCAGAGCCACGCGCATGGCCTGATGGGCACCATTCTGTCGCTGGTCCCGACAAACATCGTTGCTTCGATGGCGAAAGGCGACATGCTGCCAATCATCTTCTTCTCGGTGCTGTTTGGTCTGGGGCTTTCCTCGCTACCGGCAACGCATCGTGAGCCGCTGGTGACGGTGTTCCGCTCCATTTCCGAAACCATGTTTAAAGTGACGCACATGGTCATGCGCTATGCACCCGTCGGGGTATTCGCGCTGATCGCCGTGACCGTGGCGAACTTCGGTTTTGCCTCGCTGTGGCCGTTGGCGAAGCTGGTGCTGTTGGTTCACTTCGCGATCCTGTTCTTCGCGCTGGTGGTGCTGGGTATCGTCGCGCGTATTTGCGGACTGAGTATCTGGATCCTGATCCGCATTCTGAAGGATGAATTGATTCTGGCGTACTCCACCGCCAGCTCTGAAAGCGTGCTGCCGCGAATTATCGAGAAGATGGAAGCCTACGGCGCGCCAGCCTCGATCACCAGTTTTGTGGTGCCGACCGGCTACTCGTTTAACCTCGATGGCTCGACCCTGTATCAGAGTATTGCGGCGATCTTCATCGCGCAGTTGTACGGTATCGACCTGTCGCTGTGGCAGGAAATCGTGCTGGTGCTGACGCTGATGGTGACATCGAAAGGGATTGCTGGTGTGCCGGGCGTCTCCTTCGTGGTACTGCTGGCAACGCTTGGTAGCGTGGGCATCCCGCTGGAAGGCCTGGCCTTTATCGCCGGGGTCGACCGTATTCTCGACATGGCGCGTACGGCGCTGAACGTGGTGGGGAATGCGCTGGCGGTACTGGTTATCGCCAAATGGGAACACAAGTTTGATCGCAAAAAAGCGCTGGCGTATGAGCGCGAAGTACTGGGTAAATTCGATAAGACTGCCCAGTAA